A region from the Salidesulfovibrio onnuriiensis genome encodes:
- a CDS encoding ABC transporter substrate-binding protein — MLHKCHLSKSCFSLCVLTLLLGLVFLAAPQAQARDTLYLAIKGEPSDGYDPTLGWGRYGSPLFQSTLLRRDANLDIVKELATDYRLSEDALVWAVTIRDDAKFSDGKPLTAEDVAYTFNTAAQSGGKVDLAKMDKAVATGRHTVEFRLRERDSNFINRLVSLGIVPRHLHGPGYARNPVGSGPYMMANWTEGQQMVAVANPYYYGETPHFKKLVFLFTDEDTSFAAARAGKVQVVVVPQYLAVQKLPGMKLHPVKSVDNRGLLFPMVPNEGKKTATGAPIGNNVTSDIAIRKAINIAIDRKALAEAILEGYGRPAYGVCDGLPWDNPANKIEDGNLDKARAILAKAGWKDTDGDGVVEKDGVCAEFTMVYPADRAIRQGLALACADMIKPLGIHAEVLGKSWDEIKPMMHSSVVVFGWGSHDPIEMYHLYSSSHAGEGWNNPGFYRNLAVDEHLEAALSAPEYKAALENWKKAQWDGTTGANTHGDAPWAWLVNLDHTYFVNEHLDIGTSQIEPHGHGWPITANIQQWKWVN; from the coding sequence ATGCTTCACAAGTGCCATCTTTCCAAATCCTGTTTTTCCCTGTGTGTCCTGACCCTGCTGCTCGGCCTGGTCTTCCTGGCCGCGCCCCAGGCACAGGCCCGCGACACCCTGTACCTGGCCATCAAGGGCGAGCCCAGCGACGGCTACGACCCGACCCTGGGCTGGGGCCGCTACGGCAGCCCGCTCTTCCAGAGCACCCTGCTGCGCCGCGACGCAAACCTGGACATCGTCAAGGAACTGGCCACGGACTACCGTCTCTCCGAAGACGCCCTGGTCTGGGCCGTGACCATCCGCGATGACGCCAAATTCTCGGACGGCAAACCGCTGACCGCCGAGGACGTGGCCTACACCTTCAACACCGCGGCCCAATCCGGCGGCAAGGTGGACCTGGCCAAGATGGACAAGGCCGTGGCCACCGGAAGGCACACCGTGGAATTCCGCCTCCGGGAACGCGACAGCAACTTCATCAACCGGCTCGTCAGCCTGGGCATCGTTCCCAGGCACCTGCACGGCCCCGGATACGCCCGCAATCCCGTGGGCTCGGGCCCGTACATGATGGCCAACTGGACCGAGGGCCAGCAGATGGTGGCCGTGGCCAACCCGTACTATTACGGGGAAACGCCGCACTTCAAGAAGCTGGTCTTCCTGTTCACGGACGAGGACACCTCCTTTGCCGCCGCCCGCGCGGGCAAGGTGCAGGTGGTGGTCGTACCGCAGTACCTCGCGGTCCAGAAGCTGCCGGGCATGAAGCTGCATCCGGTCAAGAGCGTGGACAACCGGGGGCTCCTGTTCCCCATGGTGCCCAATGAAGGCAAGAAGACCGCCACGGGCGCGCCCATCGGCAACAACGTCACCTCGGACATCGCCATCCGCAAGGCCATCAACATCGCCATCGACCGCAAGGCCCTGGCCGAGGCCATCCTCGAAGGATACGGACGCCCGGCCTACGGCGTGTGCGACGGCCTGCCCTGGGACAACCCGGCCAATAAAATCGAGGACGGAAACCTGGACAAGGCCCGCGCCATCCTGGCCAAAGCGGGCTGGAAGGATACGGACGGCGACGGCGTGGTGGAAAAGGACGGCGTGTGCGCCGAATTCACCATGGTCTACCCGGCCGACCGCGCCATCCGCCAGGGACTGGCCCTGGCCTGCGCGGACATGATCAAGCCGCTGGGCATCCATGCGGAGGTCTTGGGCAAGAGCTGGGACGAGATCAAGCCCATGATGCACTCCAGCGTGGTGGTCTTCGGCTGGGGCAGCCACGACCCCATTGAAATGTACCATCTCTATTCCAGCAGCCATGCGGGCGAAGGCTGGAACAATCCGGGCTTCTACAGGAACCTGGCCGTGGACGAACACCTGGAGGCCGCCCTGAGCGCCCCGGAATACAAGGCGGCCCTGGAAAACTGGAAAAAGGCCCAGTGGGACGGCACCACCGGCGCGAACACCCATGGGGACGCCCCGTGGGCCTGGCTCGTGAACCTGGACCACACCTACTTCGTCAACGAGCATCTCGACATCGGAACCTCCCAGATCGAGCCTCACGGGCACGGTTGGCCCATCACCGCCAACATCCAGCAATGGAAGTGGGTCAACTAA
- a CDS encoding winged helix-turn-helix transcriptional regulator: protein MAACGLKNLNGKSYYCTMELTLQIIGGKWKPIIIYHLGTDGVLRFSQFKKIMPNITQKMLTQQLRELEADGLVHREVYPQVPPKVEYSLTELGRSVMPNIRGLCEWGRMYEQAMAEDDSDQSAA, encoded by the coding sequence ATGGCTGCATGCGGCCTGAAAAACCTCAACGGCAAGTCTTACTACTGTACGATGGAGCTGACCCTGCAGATCATCGGCGGCAAGTGGAAGCCCATCATCATCTATCATCTGGGAACAGACGGCGTGCTGCGGTTCAGCCAGTTCAAGAAGATCATGCCCAACATCACCCAGAAGATGCTCACCCAGCAGCTTCGCGAACTGGAGGCAGACGGGCTGGTGCACCGCGAGGTCTACCCCCAGGTGCCGCCCAAGGTGGAATACTCCCTCACGGAGCTGGGGAGATCGGTCATGCCCAACATCCGGGGCCTGTGCGAATGGGGCAGGATGTACGAGCAGGCCATGGCCGAGGACGACAGCGACCAGAGCGCGGCCTAG